Proteins from one Pyrobaculum neutrophilum V24Sta genomic window:
- a CDS encoding bis(5'-nucleosyl)-tetraphosphatase, whose product MRFYERSAGAVVYAIDGGEVLYLLLHGRYGWDFPHGLVRLRETDKAAALREIAEETGLKVELIPSFKEEIRYKYSKKGRTVYREVVYFLARSYGLNVTLSQEHDAYMWVDRDRAMKMVSRDETRAVLLKAWRKIVEMEKLAD is encoded by the coding sequence GTGCGGTTTTATGAGCGGTCAGCAGGCGCGGTAGTATACGCCATAGACGGCGGTGAGGTACTCTACCTGCTCCTACACGGGAGATACGGCTGGGACTTCCCGCACGGCCTTGTCCGCCTCCGCGAGACGGACAAAGCGGCGGCGCTTAGAGAAATCGCCGAGGAGACGGGGCTGAAGGTTGAGCTGATACCGTCGTTTAAGGAGGAGATCCGGTACAAGTACTCAAAGAAGGGCCGTACGGTTTACAGAGAGGTGGTGTACTTCTTGGCCAGAAGCTACGGATTAAACGTGACGCTTTCGCAGGAACACGACGCCTACATGTGGGTAGACAGAGACAGAGCGATGAAGATGGTAAGTAGAGACGAGACTAGGGCTGTTTTGTTGAAGGCGTGGAGGAAAATCGTGGAAATGGAAAAACTAGCCGATTAG
- a CDS encoding DNA polymerase sliding clamp, whose amino-acid sequence MSVRALFPKGKEPRYAFEVLIKTLPEATLNFSQDGITLKALDPTKTVLFDLTFHAASLEDYVVEEETKVGLIFTAVKDVIKRVGATEKLELEVDRDRNRFSIYVYPKRGKEVGLVRRFSFPIVQVLEEEIPELSASFDAVFEIDSSVFDDTISMIEEVSDWVQITVAPDKVVFRGVGEGGKATETELTSDSESVFNISVADTASSKYSVEMLRDISGKMKSLSKRVKVEMSSNKPLKLTYEFTTGVFSSVVAPRVD is encoded by the coding sequence ATGTCTGTTAGAGCCCTGTTCCCTAAGGGGAAGGAGCCCCGCTACGCGTTTGAAGTACTCATAAAAACGCTTCCAGAGGCCACGCTTAACTTCTCCCAAGACGGCATAACGCTAAAAGCGCTGGACCCCACGAAAACCGTGCTGTTCGACCTCACATTCCACGCGGCGTCTCTAGAGGACTATGTGGTTGAGGAGGAGACCAAGGTAGGTCTCATATTTACAGCGGTAAAAGACGTGATTAAGCGGGTGGGGGCCACGGAGAAGCTGGAGCTTGAGGTGGACAGAGATAGGAACAGATTCTCCATATATGTCTATCCAAAGAGGGGGAAGGAGGTCGGCTTGGTGAGGAGGTTCTCCTTCCCCATAGTGCAAGTATTAGAGGAGGAGATTCCGGAGCTCTCGGCGTCCTTCGACGCCGTCTTTGAAATAGATTCGTCGGTGTTTGACGATACGATATCAATGATAGAAGAGGTTTCGGACTGGGTACAGATAACAGTGGCTCCTGACAAGGTGGTGTTTAGAGGGGTGGGGGAAGGCGGAAAGGCAACAGAGACCGAGTTGACCTCAGACAGCGAGTCCGTGTTTAATATATCTGTCGCAGACACGGCGTCTTCTAAGTATAGCGTGGAGATGTTAAGAGACATAAGTGGAAAGATGAAAAGCTTGTCAAAACGCGTAAAAGTTGAGATGTCTTCTAACAAGCCACTTAAGTTAACATATGAATTTACGACAGGAGTGTTCTCATCAGTAGTGGCGCCCAGGGTAGACTAG
- a CDS encoding transposase, with product MAKVNPRGTSSSCPRCGGGLVRGSAPRRLLCPRCGWEGGRDVAAVINIERRALEEGRVPSGPMPGGPTPEASWLPMTAGARRKSLGATA from the coding sequence GTGGCAAAAGTAAACCCGCGGGGGACCTCCTCCTCCTGCCCGCGGTGTGGTGGGGGGCTTGTGAGGGGCTCTGCCCCGAGGCGCCTCCTCTGCCCCCGTTGCGGGTGGGAAGGAGGGAGGGACGTAGCCGCCGTTATAAACATCGAGAGGAGGGCACTCGAGGAGGGCCGCGTGCCGTCCGGCCCCATGCCCGGTGGCCCCACGCCCGAGGCATCGTGGCTACCCATGACGGCGGGGGCGAGGAGAAAGTCCCTAGGCGCAACAGCCTAG
- a CDS encoding electron transfer flavoprotein subunit alpha/FixB family protein, whose protein sequence is MTCTLWPQINKEEFRGVWVYLERDGNRLKDVGLELLGKARELAGKLGDVEVGAVLIAGTEEMAREAIYHGADKVVLVEGPHLDVYSPVEYGEAVAQVLSKYKPEIFLVGATKRGRELAPYVAALLTTGITADCTALDVEPETRDLLQIAPAFGGSQIVTIKTPQRRPQIATVRPSVFPKPPRDVGRKGEIAVERVEVRRRTRLLSAERRVGKDIADLPPVESADVVIGGGRGVGSAEGFKMLTELAKLLGGSLGATLTAVRAGWAPESRLIGQTGKVIRPKLYIAVGVSGAVQHLVGIIESKVIIAINPDPQAPIMNYADYAVVGDYREIIPLLIEELRNVKTRQPEPPSQK, encoded by the coding sequence ATGACCTGCACTCTCTGGCCACAGATCAACAAAGAGGAGTTCCGAGGAGTGTGGGTCTATCTGGAGAGAGATGGCAATAGGCTGAAAGACGTCGGGCTCGAGTTGCTGGGGAAGGCTAGAGAGCTTGCTGGGAAGTTGGGAGACGTTGAAGTAGGCGCGGTATTGATCGCGGGGACTGAGGAGATGGCTCGGGAGGCTATATACCACGGCGCTGATAAAGTAGTCTTAGTCGAGGGTCCGCATCTCGACGTCTACTCCCCAGTGGAGTACGGAGAGGCTGTGGCCCAAGTCCTCTCGAAGTACAAGCCGGAGATCTTCCTGGTCGGAGCCACGAAAAGAGGTAGAGAGCTAGCGCCATATGTGGCGGCCCTTCTCACCACCGGCATCACAGCCGACTGCACAGCGCTAGACGTGGAGCCAGAAACCCGGGATTTGCTCCAGATAGCGCCCGCCTTCGGCGGCTCCCAGATAGTCACCATAAAGACGCCACAACGGCGTCCTCAAATCGCAACTGTGAGGCCAAGCGTCTTTCCGAAGCCGCCCCGCGACGTCGGAAGGAAGGGAGAGATAGCTGTGGAGAGGGTAGAGGTCAGGAGGAGGACGCGCCTTCTCTCGGCCGAGAGAAGGGTGGGGAAAGACATCGCTGATTTGCCCCCCGTTGAGTCCGCTGACGTGGTTATAGGCGGCGGCCGAGGAGTCGGCTCCGCAGAAGGCTTTAAGATGCTTACAGAACTCGCGAAGTTGTTGGGGGGAAGCCTAGGAGCGACTCTGACGGCGGTGCGGGCGGGCTGGGCGCCTGAGTCGCGGCTAATAGGACAGACCGGGAAGGTGATCAGGCCCAAGTTGTACATCGCCGTTGGCGTAAGCGGCGCAGTTCAACACCTCGTCGGCATCATAGAATCCAAGGTAATAATAGCAATAAATCCAGACCCGCAAGCGCCAATTATGAACTACGCCGATTACGCCGTAGTAGGAGACTACAGGGAAATAATCCCCCTCCTCATAGAGGAGCTTAGAAACGTCAAAACGCGGCAACCCGAACCCCCGTCTCAGAAGTAA